One window of Manihot esculenta cultivar AM560-2 chromosome 17, M.esculenta_v8, whole genome shotgun sequence genomic DNA carries:
- the LOC110605191 gene encoding probable methyltransferase PMT14: MGSKHKPSGSRTRSPLSIFIVFCLCCFFYVLGAWQRSGFGKGDSIALAVTKKADCKFFPDLNFEAHHNPVEVVKPSKSKAKAFKPCNVKYTDYTPCQEQDRAMKFPRENMIYRERHCPPEEEKLHCLIPAPKGYKTPFPWPKGRDYVHYANVPYKSLTVEKAVQNWVQFQGDVFKFPGGGTMFPQGADKYIDELATVIPIADGSVRTALDTGCGVASWGAYLMKRNVLSVSFAPRDNHEAQIQFALERGVPAVIGVLGSIRLPYPSRAFDMAQCSRCLIPWTSNDGMYLMEVDRVLRPGGYWILSGPPINWKTYYQTWKRTKQDLQAEQRKIEEIAESLCWEKKYEKGDLAIWRKLENDKNCPRKSTNICKSDNADDVWYKEMETCLTPFPKVTSAKEVAGGGLKKFPERLFAVPPRIAKGLVEGVTAESYQEDNKLWKKHVNEYKRINRLIGTTRYRNVMDMNAGLGGFAAALESPKSWVMNVVPTIARNTLGVIYERGLVGIYHDWCEGFSTYPRTYDFIHASGVFSLYRKKCKTEDILLEMDRVLRPEGTVMFRDEVDVLNEVMKIIGGMRWDAKMVDHEDGPLVPEKILVAVKQYWVAGSGNTTSN, translated from the exons ATGGGCTCGAAGCATAAGCCCTCAGGCAGTAGAACACGGAGTCCTTTGTCAATATTTATTGTTTTTTGTCTGTGCTGTTTCTTTTATGTCTTGGGAGCATGGCAGAGGAGTGGTTTTGGTAAAGGAGATAGCATAGCTTTGGCAGTAACCAAAAAGGCAGATTGCAAGTTCTTTCCTGATCTGAACTTTGAAGCCCATCACAATCCTGTTGAGGTTGTTAAACCATCTAAGTCAAAAGCTAAAGCATTCAAGCCATGTAATGTTAAATATACTGATTATACACCTTGCCAAGAACAAGACCGGGCAATGAAATTTCCACGGGAAAATATGATATACAGGGAAAGACATTGTCCGccagaagaagaaaaattgcATTGTCTTATTCCAGCACCAAAAGGGTATAAGACCCCATTTCCATGGCCAAAAGGCCGTGACTATGTCCACTATGCTAATGTTCCATATAAAAGCCTAACTGTTGAAAAGGCTGTTCAGAATTGGGTGCAGTTTCAAGGGGATGTGTTCAAATTTCCAGGAGGAGGAACCATGTTCCCTCAGGGTGCAGATAAATATATTGATGAACTTGCAACAGTGATCCCAATAGCGGATGGCTCTGTCAGGACTGCTCTAGATACTGGTTGTGGG GTTGCAAGTTGGGGTGCATACCTGATGAAAAGAAATGTATTGTCAGTGTCCTTTGCACCACGAGATAACCATGAGGCACAAATACAATTTGCATTGGAGCGGGGAGTACCAGCTGTTATAGGGGTTCTAGGATCAATACGTCTTCCATACCCATCAAGAGCTTTTGATATGGCTCAATGCTCTCGATGTCTCATACCATGGACCTCAAATG ATGGAATGTATCTAATGGAAGTTGATCGAGTGCTGAGACCTGGAGGATACTGGATCCTGTCTGGCCCTCCAATAAATTGGAAGACATACTATCAGACTTGGAAGCGGACTAAGCAGGATCTCCAGGCTGAGCAAAGAAAGATTGAAGAAATTGCTGAAAGTCTTTGCTGGGAGAAAAAGTATGAGAAAGGAGATCTAGCTATCTGGAGAAAACTTGAAAATGACAAAAATTGCCCAAGGAAGTCTACCAACATATGCAAATCAGATAATGCTGATGATGTCTG GTACAAAGAAATGGAAACATGTTTAACCCCTTTCCCCAAGGTAACCAGTGCTAAAGAAGTAGCTGGTGGGGGGTTAAAGAAGTTTCCAGAAAGGCTTTTTGCAGTGCCTCCTCGAATAGCTAAGGGACTTGTTGAGGGCGTCACAGCAGAATCTTATCAAGAGGACAATAAACTTTGGAAAAAGCATGTAAATGAATACAAAAGGATCAACAGATTGATTGGCACTACAAGATATCGGAATGTGATGGATATGAATGCAGGGCTTGGAGGGTTTGCAGCTGCACTTGAATCACCAAAGTCTTGGGTGATGAATGTTGTGCCTACAATTGCTAGGAACACTTTGGGTGTTATATATGAGAGAGGTCTAGTTGGAATCTATCATGACTG GTGTGAAGGATTCTCAACATACCCAAGGACATATGATTTTATTCATGCCAGTGGTGTATTTAGCTTGTATCGGAAGAA GTGTAAAACAGAGGACATTCTTCTGGAAATGGATCGCGTTTTACGTCCTGAAGGGACAGTAATGTTCAGAGACGAGGTTGATGTTCTCAATGAGGTAATGAAAATTATAGGAGGCATGAGATGGGATGCAAAAATGGTGGATCATGAGGATGGTCCTCTTGTGCCTGAGAAGATATTAGTTGCTGTCAAACAGTACTGGGTTGCTGGTTCAGGAAACACCACATCAAATTGA